A single Glycine soja cultivar W05 chromosome 14, ASM419377v2, whole genome shotgun sequence DNA region contains:
- the LOC114383906 gene encoding uncharacterized protein LOC114383906 codes for MDLLSRLSDDFLKQIKEVIRKASENLQHGENTSMLPIVPNKRGRKTSTKLVFEVGFSFEPPKFCKDENIDLDKELLNLYEEGASRGNHVPRFSMKGRLENWLLEKRERCTSTSTSTKEERKTQDTYYHHLSSNLKFRSQPELIHFLLHGGLPHKQHRKQAKHGNKKRNRGCKKRKLAE; via the exons ATGGATCTCTTGAGTAGACTTTCTGATGactttctaaaacaaataaag GAGGTCATTCGTAAAGCCTCAGAAAATCTCCAGCATGGTGAGAACACATCCATGCTACCTATAGTCCCCAACAAAAGAGGGAGAAAGACGAGTACTAAGCTTGTTTTTGAAGTAGGCTTTTCCTTTGAACCTCCAAAATTTTGTAAAGATGAAAACATTGACTTAGACAAA GAATTGTTGAATCTATACGAGGAGGGAGCAAGCAGAGGGAATCATGTTCCCAGATTTTCAATGAAAGGAAGACTAGAAAATTGGCTGTTGGAAAAAAGGGAACGCTGCACAAGTACAAGTACAAGTACAAAGGAGGAGAGAAAAACGCAAGATACT TACTATCATCACTTGAGTTCAAATCTGAAATTCCGGTCTCAGCCagaattaatacattttttgcTTCATGGAGGTCTTCCTCACAAACAACATCGAAAGCAAGCAAAACATGGAAACAAAAAACGAAACCGTGGTTGCAAGAAAAGAAAGCTGGCTGAGTAA